Proteins from a single region of Gasterosteus aculeatus chromosome 20, fGasAcu3.hap1.1, whole genome shotgun sequence:
- the fxyd6l gene encoding FXYD domain containing ion transport regulator 6 like isoform X1, whose translation MREPHLMGVIAQFSLPPSLSPSLPLSLSFSLSLSVSFSPSYIPGGKDQGGRKLNSGSTPRTQRNSRALKPIHAGSMDPVVLVALCAWLAPALASAADVENGSDSDFHYDYESLRIGGLVFAVVLFLMGIGLIVTRKCRCSSGDGNKSYQVTVQPS comes from the exons aTGCGGGAACCACATCTCATGGGAGTAATAGCTCAGTttagcctccctccctccctctctccctctctcccgctctctctctctttctctctctctctctctgtctccttctctccctcataTATTCCTGGAGGAAAAGACCAAGGAGGAAGGAAGTTGAACTCGGG TTCGACTCCGCGGACGCAGAGAAACTCACGAGCTTTGAAGCCGATACACG CAGGTTCAATGGATCCCGTGGTCTTGGTGGCGCTCTGCGCCTGGCTGGCCCCGGCACTCG ccTCAGCAGCAGATGTGGAAAACG GCAGTGACAGCGATTTTCATTACG attATGAATCTCTGAGAATTGGTGGCCTGGTGTTTGCAGTGGTGCTGTTCCTTATGGGGATCGGCCTCATCGTCA CCCGGAAATGTAGATGTTCATCAGGTGACGGTAACAAGTCGTATCAAGTCACG GTCCAGCCGTCATGA
- the fxyd6l gene encoding FXYD domain containing ion transport regulator 6 like isoform X3 has protein sequence MREPHLMGVIAQFSLPPSLSPSLPLSLSFSLSLSVSFSPSYIPGGKDQGGRKLNSGSTPRTQRNSRALKPIHGSMDPVVLVALCAWLAPALASAADVENGSDSDFHYDYESLRIGGLVFAVVLFLMGIGLIVTRKCRCSSGDGNKSYQVTVQPS, from the exons aTGCGGGAACCACATCTCATGGGAGTAATAGCTCAGTttagcctccctccctccctctctccctctctcccgctctctctctctttctctctctctctctctgtctccttctctccctcataTATTCCTGGAGGAAAAGACCAAGGAGGAAGGAAGTTGAACTCGGG TTCGACTCCGCGGACGCAGAGAAACTCACGAGCTTTGAAGCCGATACACG GTTCAATGGATCCCGTGGTCTTGGTGGCGCTCTGCGCCTGGCTGGCCCCGGCACTCG ccTCAGCAGCAGATGTGGAAAACG GCAGTGACAGCGATTTTCATTACG attATGAATCTCTGAGAATTGGTGGCCTGGTGTTTGCAGTGGTGCTGTTCCTTATGGGGATCGGCCTCATCGTCA CCCGGAAATGTAGATGTTCATCAGGTGACGGTAACAAGTCGTATCAAGTCACG GTCCAGCCGTCATGA
- the fxyd7 gene encoding FXYD domain containing ion transport regulator 7, which yields MATTETMFPDQSDFNYDYETLRTTGVVLAAIMFVSGILIALSKKFTNCVKSSSKSSSSVTEIPKTEVPPQTV from the exons ATGGCCACCACAG aaACTATGTTTCCAGACCAGAGTGACTTTAATTATG ATTATGAGACTTTGCGGACTACGGGGGTTGTCCTGGCAGCAATCATGTTTGTTTCTGGCATTTTAATAGCCCTCA GTAAAAAATTCACAAATTGTGTAAAATCCTCATCCAA GTCCAGCTCATCTGTTACTGAAATCCCAAAGACAGAGG TGCCTCCTCAAACTGTATAG
- the fxyd6l gene encoding FXYD domain containing ion transport regulator 6 like isoform X2: MDPVVLVALCAWLAPALASAADVENGSDSDFHYDYESLRIGGLVFAVVLFLMGIGLIVTRKCRCSSGDGNKSYQVTVQPS, encoded by the exons ATGGATCCCGTGGTCTTGGTGGCGCTCTGCGCCTGGCTGGCCCCGGCACTCG ccTCAGCAGCAGATGTGGAAAACG GCAGTGACAGCGATTTTCATTACG attATGAATCTCTGAGAATTGGTGGCCTGGTGTTTGCAGTGGTGCTGTTCCTTATGGGGATCGGCCTCATCGTCA CCCGGAAATGTAGATGTTCATCAGGTGACGGTAACAAGTCGTATCAAGTCACG GTCCAGCCGTCATGA
- the nfkbid gene encoding NF-kappa-B inhibitor delta: protein MHFDKPPKEKQCCSLPTVKKLLERKRRRETSSGQPCCSTAVTSPAPPTTVTLSPSAEQFTCTGASSSYSDMAVSYKQWTPAAEPAVGYYHVHPETSYDAAFSIPMTSEYGAQQHVPGYEDTMSLTYECPMSAAAEAGMASAWSHLGPNPTTQLSFGSPMDAAKLEEARMLLSGMDNSRATGQDEDGDTILHIYTAKGLRECAFAAAERLRDVGGLDAKEHKGKTALLVAVTANQPGIVQDLLSFGTDINVCDVKGQTALHLAVHYGLPGVLQVILSSRPSVNLEARNFEGMTPLHCAAISHSVTVKALSNCEQADVCLRTKAAEKLSCVQMLLSAGASLLSQEIKSNKTVLHLAVKEGNIDLVNYLLTIPMQNMKDFVNLKAHGHTALHMAAGLHGNPHQEEILQLLLRRGADPSIRNLENDQPAHLLQSGTQGDKLKLMLKKRSAASRRRIVSLQDQG, encoded by the exons ATGCACTTTGATAAAC CGCCAAAAGAGAAGCAGTGTTGCAGTCTGCCCACAGTGAAGAAACTCTTGGAGCGGAAGAGAAGACGCGAGACGTCGTCTGGTCAACCCTGCTGCTCTACGGCCGTCACAAGTCCTGCTCCTCCGACCACTGTCACA CTGTCACCTTCAGCAGAACAGTTTACCTGCACAG GGGCTTCGAGCAGCTACTCAGACATGGCAGTGAGCTATAAGCAGTGGACTCCGGCAGCAGAGCCGGCAGTCGGTTACTACCACGTCCATCCAGAAACCAGCTACGATGCCGCCTTCAGCATCCCAATGACATCTGAGTACGGCGCACAGCAGCACGTCCCGGGATATGAAGACACAATGTCTCTGACATAC GAGTGCCCGATGAGTGCGGCCGCAGAGGCCGGCATGGCTTCGGCTTGGTCCCATTTGGGTCCCAATCCGACCACACAGCTGAGTTTTGGTTCGCCGATGGACGCCGCTAAGCTGGAAGAGGCCCGGATGCTGCTGAGCGGGATGGACAACAGCAGAGCTACTGGGCAGGATGAAGATGGAGACAC CATCCTGCACATCTACACTGCCAAAGGGCTCAGGGAGTGTGCCTTTGCCGCTGCAGAGAGGTTGAGGGATGTCGGTGGGCTTGATGCTAAAGAGCACAAGGGAAAG ACTGCTTTACTGGTGGCGGTGACAGCAAACCAACCGGGGATTGTGCAAGATCTTCTCTCCTTTGGCACGGACATCAATGTCTGTGACGTTAAAGGGCAAACTGCCCTTCATCTGGCTGTCCACTATGGTCTACCTGGGGTTCTTCAG GTAATTCTGTCCAGCAGGCCGTCTGTCAACCTGGAGGCTCGCAATTTTGAGG GTATGACTCCTCTGCACTGTGCAGCCATCTCTCACAGTGTCACCGTGAAGGCGTTGTCCAACTGTGAGCAAGCAGATGTTTGTCTTCGCACCAAGGCTGCGGAGAAGCTGTCCTGCGTGCAGATGCTTCTCAGCGCCGGGGCGTCGCTCCTCAGCCAG GAAATCAAAAGTAACAAGACCGTGCTGCACTTGGCAGTAAAGGAGGGGAACATCGACCTGGTGAATTATCTACTGACGATTCCTATGCAGAACATGAAAGACTTTGTCAACTTGAAA GCGCATGGTCACACAGCTTTGCACATGGCAGCTGGTCTCCATGGTAACCCCCACCAGGAGGAGATACTGCAGCTGCTCCTACGCAGAGGAGCCGACCCCAGCATCCGCAACCTGGAGAACGACCAGCCAGCTCACCTGCTGCAGAGCGGCACCCAGGGAGACAAG CTCAAGCTCATGCTGAAGAAACGAAGTGCTGCCTCTCGTCGGCGTATCGTGTCCTTGCAGGACCAAGGATGA